The proteins below are encoded in one region of Limnochorda pilosa:
- a CDS encoding polysaccharide biosynthesis protein: protein MTLREIRQATNWTVVGFVDDDPEKHRQRVLGLPVLGGREEIPELVRQHRVTQVLIAMPSAPRSIIRGTLDQARRSGCTVRTVPALYELMDGQITVNQIREVRIEDLLRRDPVPSDVKAVRSYLEGKVVLVTGAGGSIGSELCRQVARCAPGRLILLGHGENSIFEILEELRTAHPQLVLVTAIADMRDERKVEAIFAAHRPAVFFHAAAHKHVPLMEAHPDEAATNNVFGTLNLCLAADRFGTERFVMVSTDKAVNPTNAMGASKRVAEMVVQTMDRRSRTRFVAVRFGNVLGSRGSVIPTFKRQIAAGGPVTVTHPEMRRYFMTIPEAVQLILEAGHLAQGGEIYLLEMGEPVRIVDLARDMIRLSGFEPDVDIPIVFTDARPGERLFEELRTDGENVEGTSHPDIVRLHGQEVDPAWLEHGLEVLRVQVREGELEALRATLVALGQGREPEVAVRVAEVAAGEERQELGTSQSDTVRPSTEGAGKAQLGGQEAGKVVRLAKR, encoded by the coding sequence ATGACCCTCCGCGAGATCCGCCAGGCCACCAACTGGACCGTGGTCGGCTTCGTGGACGACGACCCCGAGAAGCACCGGCAGCGGGTGCTGGGCCTCCCGGTCCTGGGCGGCCGGGAGGAGATCCCGGAGCTGGTCCGGCAGCACCGGGTCACGCAGGTCCTCATCGCCATGCCCTCGGCCCCCCGCTCCATCATCCGGGGGACCCTGGACCAGGCCCGGCGCTCCGGATGCACCGTGCGGACGGTGCCCGCTCTCTACGAGCTGATGGACGGGCAGATCACCGTCAACCAGATCCGCGAGGTGCGGATCGAGGACCTCCTCCGGCGCGACCCCGTCCCCTCGGACGTCAAGGCCGTCCGCTCGTACCTGGAGGGGAAGGTGGTGCTGGTCACCGGGGCGGGAGGGTCCATCGGCTCGGAGCTCTGCCGCCAGGTGGCCCGCTGCGCCCCCGGGCGCCTCATCCTCCTGGGGCATGGGGAGAACAGCATCTTCGAGATCCTGGAGGAGCTCCGGACGGCCCACCCGCAGCTCGTCCTGGTCACCGCCATCGCCGACATGCGGGACGAGCGGAAGGTGGAGGCCATCTTCGCGGCGCACCGGCCGGCGGTGTTCTTCCACGCCGCGGCCCACAAGCATGTGCCCCTCATGGAGGCCCACCCCGACGAGGCGGCGACCAACAACGTCTTCGGCACCCTCAACCTCTGCCTGGCGGCGGACCGATTCGGCACCGAGCGCTTCGTGATGGTGAGCACCGACAAGGCGGTCAACCCTACCAACGCGATGGGGGCCTCCAAGCGGGTGGCCGAGATGGTCGTGCAGACCATGGACCGGAGAAGCCGGACCCGCTTCGTGGCCGTCCGCTTCGGGAACGTCCTGGGGAGCCGTGGGAGCGTGATCCCCACCTTCAAGCGCCAGATCGCCGCCGGCGGGCCCGTCACCGTGACCCACCCGGAGATGCGCCGCTACTTCATGACCATCCCCGAGGCGGTGCAGCTCATCCTGGAGGCGGGGCACCTGGCCCAGGGCGGCGAGATCTACCTGCTGGAGATGGGCGAGCCGGTGAGGATCGTCGACCTGGCCCGGGACATGATCCGCCTCTCGGGCTTCGAGCCCGACGTGGACATCCCCATCGTCTTCACCGACGCCCGCCCTGGCGAGCGGCTCTTCGAGGAGCTCCGCACCGACGGCGAGAACGTCGAGGGGACAAGCCACCCCGACATCGTCCGCCTCCATGGCCAGGAGGTGGATCCTGCGTGGCTGGAGCATGGGTTGGAGGTGCTGCGGGTGCAGGTGAGGGAGGGGGAGCTGGAGGCCTTGCGGGCCACGTTAGTCGCGCTGGGGCAGGGGAGGGAGCCGGAGGTGGCTGTGCGCGTCGCGGAGGTGGCGGCGGGGGAGGAGCGCCAAGAACTTGGCACGAGCCAGAGCGACACGGTCCGACCGAGCACGGAAGGCGCCGGCAAGGCGCAGCTTGGTGGGCAGGAGGCGGGCAAGGTGGTGAGGCTGGCCAAGCGGTAA
- a CDS encoding sugar transferase: MTYTRNARQRWLYDVLGIAGDGTASVLAIMLASYTAWYTVEVWRQRLIWPDVAVLWAMIVIGKAWLLRRPNRTPMDQLRAATLWVGAVYGAVMAYVLLARSYYSRSFLLVSLVVLLLWQMIDILLLRPRTSPTRLAAVPSSIMDKLSVLPGLDLVPLSGPRLHEPVAGLVVDMHEALPPEWQRFVAECAASGLPVYHAAAVYETASTRVPLSHLSDGWVGDLFNGPATYLPLKRFVDVAAVLVTLPVTVPICLLTALAIKLDSAGPLLFWQDRVGQRGQVFRLVKFRSMRVDAESDGARFALDGDHRITRVGRVIRRLRVDELPQLWNVLRGEMSLIGPRPEQVSFVREFERKIPFYSWRHRVKPGITGWAQVQQGYAAGLEDTTEKLEYDLYYVKHVSFWLDLSIALKTIRVMLTGRGAR; the protein is encoded by the coding sequence ATGACGTACACACGAAACGCGCGTCAGCGGTGGCTCTACGACGTGCTCGGGATCGCGGGAGACGGCACCGCGTCGGTGCTCGCCATCATGCTGGCTTCCTATACGGCATGGTACACGGTCGAAGTGTGGCGCCAGCGCCTCATCTGGCCTGACGTGGCCGTGCTGTGGGCCATGATCGTCATTGGTAAGGCATGGCTCCTCCGGCGGCCCAACCGCACCCCCATGGATCAACTCCGAGCCGCCACGCTCTGGGTGGGGGCGGTCTACGGGGCCGTGATGGCTTATGTCCTCCTCGCCCGGTCGTATTACTCCCGCTCCTTCCTGCTGGTTTCCCTCGTAGTTCTTCTCCTCTGGCAGATGATCGACATTCTCCTCTTGCGGCCCCGAACATCCCCTACCCGCTTGGCTGCAGTGCCTTCCAGCATCATGGACAAGCTCTCCGTCTTGCCGGGCTTAGATCTTGTGCCCTTGAGCGGCCCGCGGCTCCATGAGCCCGTCGCCGGCCTGGTGGTGGACATGCACGAGGCCCTGCCGCCTGAGTGGCAGCGGTTCGTTGCTGAGTGCGCGGCCAGCGGTCTCCCTGTTTACCATGCAGCCGCGGTTTACGAGACGGCGAGTACGCGTGTCCCTCTGTCCCACCTCAGCGACGGGTGGGTCGGGGACCTCTTCAACGGCCCGGCCACGTACCTGCCCTTGAAGCGCTTTGTCGACGTGGCGGCGGTCCTGGTCACCCTGCCGGTCACCGTGCCCATCTGCCTCCTGACCGCCCTTGCGATCAAGCTGGATTCTGCCGGCCCCCTCCTCTTCTGGCAGGATCGGGTCGGGCAGCGGGGCCAGGTCTTCCGGCTCGTGAAGTTCCGTTCGATGCGGGTGGACGCCGAGAGCGACGGAGCGCGCTTCGCCCTCGATGGAGACCACCGAATCACTCGTGTGGGCCGTGTGATCCGGCGCCTGCGGGTGGACGAGCTCCCCCAGCTCTGGAACGTGCTGCGGGGAGAGATGAGTCTGATCGGCCCCAGGCCCGAGCAGGTGTCCTTTGTCCGGGAGTTCGAACGGAAGATCCCGTTCTATAGCTGGCGTCACCGAGTCAAGCCGGGAATCACCGGCTGGGCCCAGGTCCAGCAGGGCTACGCAGCCGGACTCGAAGACACCACCGAGAAGCTTGAGTACGACCTCTACTACGTCAAGCACGTGTCCTTCTGGCTCGACCTTTCCATCGCCTTGAAGACCATTCGTGTGATGCTCACAGGGCGGGGAGCCAGATAG
- a CDS encoding glycosyltransferase family 4 protein: MGCNALVSRLRVLLLTEYFYPDEASTGRLLGELFLVIKQRRPAWTVDVVTGRRPYRATNHNPLPRREEWEDIRIRRYRTLRAQSDGFARRAASDLVFSASAALSAALLQYDVLFVVTNPPLMPMVLNLLGSARRPTVYLIHDLYPDVPVALGLWRRESRFTRTLRRLQARSLQRSERVVVLGDGMKDFLVQEYGVPSGKIAVIPNWTTMGLGKPRTAPASDGEFVVLYSGNIGRFQDFHTLLEGAERLRDHSTIRFEIAGDGARAIWLRNEARNRGLSNMVFRPYLRDAEYTQTLRRASLGLITLEPGMEALGVPSKTYNLLAAGLPLIAVLGPESDVARIIATHGVGYRVDHGDAEAFSRSIVEAAADPDRYSEMSLQAIEYVNREATLDVAVERYVEEIERAAMMGRAHVAAPS, from the coding sequence TTGGGGTGTAATGCCTTGGTCAGCCGTCTTCGTGTCCTTCTTCTCACCGAGTACTTCTACCCAGATGAAGCCTCAACCGGGCGGCTCCTCGGTGAGCTGTTCCTTGTCATCAAGCAGCGTCGGCCGGCGTGGACGGTAGATGTGGTTACCGGTCGGAGGCCATACCGAGCCACAAACCACAACCCGTTGCCGCGGCGAGAAGAATGGGAGGACATCCGAATTCGTCGGTACCGAACGCTTCGCGCCCAGAGCGATGGATTTGCGCGAAGAGCGGCGAGTGACCTGGTGTTCTCAGCGAGTGCAGCGCTGTCAGCCGCACTACTGCAGTATGATGTGCTTTTCGTGGTGACCAACCCTCCTTTGATGCCTATGGTGCTGAACCTGCTTGGGTCTGCTCGCAGACCAACCGTGTACCTCATCCATGATCTTTACCCTGACGTACCGGTCGCACTGGGCCTTTGGAGGCGTGAATCCCGATTCACGCGCACGCTTCGTCGACTTCAGGCACGATCACTCCAGAGGTCTGAGCGCGTTGTCGTGTTGGGGGATGGCATGAAGGACTTTCTTGTGCAAGAATACGGGGTTCCTTCGGGCAAGATTGCTGTAATACCAAACTGGACCACGATGGGTCTTGGAAAACCAAGAACGGCACCAGCCTCTGATGGAGAGTTCGTCGTGCTGTACAGCGGCAACATCGGGCGCTTTCAGGATTTCCACACATTGCTCGAAGGCGCCGAGCGGCTCCGAGATCACTCAACGATCCGCTTCGAGATTGCCGGCGATGGTGCCCGAGCAATCTGGCTCCGGAATGAGGCTCGTAATCGCGGATTGAGCAACATGGTGTTTCGTCCGTACCTCAGAGATGCTGAGTATACCCAGACGTTGCGCCGCGCGAGCCTAGGGCTCATTACCCTTGAGCCCGGCATGGAAGCCCTGGGAGTCCCGAGCAAGACCTATAACCTACTGGCCGCCGGGCTTCCTCTTATTGCAGTTCTCGGCCCGGAGTCCGACGTCGCGCGAATCATCGCTACGCATGGGGTTGGGTATCGCGTCGATCACGGCGATGCTGAAGCGTTCTCGCGTTCAATCGTCGAGGCAGCCGCAGATCCTGATCGCTACTCAGAGATGTCTCTCCAGGCGATTGAGTATGTGAACCGCGAGGCGACACTTGATGTGGCTGTCGAGCGGTACGTCGAAGAGATCGAGCGCGCGGCAATGATGGGCCGCGCTCACGTTGCAGCACCAAGCTGA
- the fcl gene encoding GDP-L-fucose synthase yields MPLDARIFVAGHRGLVGSAIVRALERQGYRNVLTRTRAELDLRSEPDVDDFFSSERPEYVYLAAAKVGGIWANNTYPVDFIQENLEIELNVIRAAHEHGVKKLLFLGSSCIYPRLAPQPIKEEYLLTGPLEPTNQPYAIAKIAGIELVNSYRRQYGAHFISAMPTNLYGPGDNFDLETSHVLAALLRKTHEAKVNGSPTVQVWGTGNPRREFLHVDDLAEASLFLLDHYDDAVPINVGIGEDISIRELAELIKNVVGYQGDLVFDPRKPDGMPRKLLDVNRIRALGWSARIPLRTGIEQTYEWFVQNMA; encoded by the coding sequence GTGCCGCTCGATGCACGGATCTTCGTTGCGGGCCATCGCGGCTTGGTGGGCAGCGCGATCGTACGCGCACTTGAACGGCAGGGATACCGGAATGTCCTGACGCGGACCCGTGCTGAGCTCGACCTCCGAAGTGAGCCGGACGTCGATGACTTCTTCTCCTCCGAGCGACCCGAGTACGTGTACTTGGCCGCTGCAAAGGTAGGCGGGATCTGGGCGAACAACACCTACCCGGTAGACTTCATCCAGGAGAACCTCGAGATCGAGCTGAACGTGATACGAGCCGCCCATGAGCACGGCGTAAAGAAGCTCCTTTTCCTCGGATCCAGTTGCATCTATCCCCGCCTCGCCCCGCAGCCTATTAAGGAAGAATACCTACTGACCGGTCCTCTGGAGCCCACAAACCAACCTTACGCCATCGCCAAGATCGCCGGCATCGAACTGGTGAACTCTTATCGCCGCCAGTACGGAGCTCATTTCATCTCGGCGATGCCCACGAACCTTTATGGCCCCGGCGACAATTTCGACCTCGAGACCAGCCACGTACTTGCCGCGCTTCTTCGCAAGACGCACGAGGCGAAGGTGAATGGCAGCCCCACGGTGCAGGTCTGGGGTACGGGTAATCCGAGGCGGGAGTTCCTGCACGTGGATGACCTGGCCGAGGCCTCCCTCTTCCTGCTGGATCACTACGATGACGCCGTCCCGATCAACGTGGGCATCGGCGAGGACATCTCCATTCGAGAACTGGCCGAGCTGATCAAGAATGTCGTTGGCTATCAGGGAGACCTAGTCTTCGATCCCAGAAAGCCGGACGGGATGCCCAGGAAGTTGCTGGATGTGAACCGAATTCGAGCGCTCGGTTGGTCGGCACGGATTCCCTTGAGAACGGGGATCGAGCAGACGTACGAGTGGTTCGTACAAAACATGGCGTAA
- the gmd gene encoding GDP-mannose 4,6-dehydratase yields the protein MITGITGQDGSFLTELLLAKGYEVHGVLRRSSSFNTDRIDHLYQDPHDPGARLFLHYGDLSDGSGFRALLEQVEPDEVYNLGAQSHVKVSFHQPEYTADVDALGTLRVLEAIRAYPSTGREVRFYQAGSSEMFGSSPPPQSEGTPFHPRSPYAVAKVYAYWQTVNYREAYDLFACNGILFNHESERRGETFVTRKITRAATRIKLGLQDKLFLGNLDAKRDWGYAADYVEAMWLMLQQDEPDDYVIATGQIHSVREFVERVFDRLDLDWREYVAIDPRYFRPAEVDALCGDASKARKKLGWQPQVTFEELIERMVEQDLELARQERVLRENGHSVPLRGIASVWGHGAARCTDLRCGPSRLGGQRDRTRT from the coding sequence CTGATCACAGGCATCACTGGTCAGGACGGTTCGTTCCTGACCGAATTGCTGCTGGCGAAAGGGTACGAGGTGCATGGTGTTCTTCGGCGGTCGAGCTCGTTCAACACGGACCGCATCGACCACCTCTACCAGGACCCACACGATCCCGGTGCGAGGCTCTTTCTTCACTATGGGGACCTCAGCGACGGAAGCGGTTTCCGGGCGCTCCTCGAACAGGTCGAGCCCGATGAGGTGTACAATCTTGGCGCGCAGTCGCACGTGAAGGTGTCCTTCCACCAGCCGGAGTACACTGCGGACGTGGACGCGCTGGGAACCTTGCGGGTCCTAGAGGCGATACGCGCGTACCCATCTACAGGGCGCGAGGTTCGGTTCTACCAGGCGGGGTCCTCGGAGATGTTCGGTTCGTCGCCTCCCCCCCAGTCCGAGGGCACGCCTTTCCACCCGCGCTCGCCGTATGCAGTAGCGAAGGTCTACGCTTACTGGCAAACGGTGAACTACCGGGAGGCGTATGACCTCTTCGCCTGCAACGGCATTCTTTTCAACCACGAATCTGAGCGGCGGGGCGAGACGTTCGTTACGCGCAAGATCACGCGGGCAGCGACCCGGATCAAGCTGGGATTGCAGGACAAGCTCTTCCTTGGCAATCTGGACGCGAAGCGTGATTGGGGCTACGCTGCAGACTACGTCGAGGCCATGTGGTTGATGCTTCAGCAGGACGAGCCGGACGACTACGTGATTGCAACCGGCCAGATACACTCGGTCCGAGAGTTCGTCGAGCGTGTTTTCGACCGGCTCGACCTCGACTGGCGCGAGTACGTTGCGATCGACCCGCGTTACTTCCGCCCAGCGGAGGTGGATGCCCTGTGTGGTGATGCTTCCAAAGCCCGCAAGAAGCTCGGCTGGCAGCCTCAGGTTACGTTCGAGGAGCTTATCGAGCGGATGGTGGAGCAGGACCTGGAGCTGGCTCGTCAGGAGCGGGTGCTCCGCGAGAACGGCCACAGCGTGCCGCTGAGGGGGATCGCTAGTGTCTGGGGACATGGTGCCGCTCGATGCACGGATCTTCGTTGCGGGCCATCGCGGCTTGGTGGGCAGCGCGATCGTACGCGCACTTGA